The Stratiformator vulcanicus genome has a segment encoding these proteins:
- a CDS encoding sigma-70 family RNA polymerase sigma factor — MAHSADRHEPLKARTGEFVKLWTAHARQVHKFAFIAMRSHVDADDVLQETGTVAWERFDEFESGTNFQAWVMSIARLKVLETIRRKKRRIVPSESLLKLLVDESDRAGRYLERQRDALNECLQRLNAADQELMRWRHSEELPVEEIATRLNKSVATVYRSIARVHEVLYGCISRVVAGGKGAI; from the coding sequence TTGGCTCATTCAGCCGATCGGCACGAGCCTCTCAAGGCACGAACCGGCGAGTTTGTGAAGCTCTGGACGGCCCACGCCCGACAGGTTCACAAGTTCGCGTTTATTGCCATGCGCAGTCATGTCGATGCCGACGACGTACTGCAGGAGACCGGTACGGTTGCGTGGGAACGGTTCGACGAGTTTGAATCGGGGACCAATTTTCAGGCATGGGTGATGAGCATTGCTCGCCTGAAAGTGCTCGAGACCATTCGACGCAAGAAACGCCGTATCGTGCCGAGCGAATCGTTACTCAAATTGCTGGTGGACGAGAGTGACCGGGCCGGTCGCTATCTCGAGCGGCAGCGCGATGCGCTCAATGAGTGTCTCCAGCGATTGAACGCGGCTGATCAGGAACTGATGCGTTGGCGGCATTCTGAGGAACTGCCGGTTGAAGAGATTGCGACGAGATTGAATAAGTCGGTTGCGACGGTGTACCGATCGATCGCGCGGGTCCATGAAGTTTTATACGGCTGTATTTCCCGAGTGGTTGCCGGCGGAAAAGGAGCAATATGA
- a CDS encoding LamG-like jellyroll fold domain-containing protein, with the protein MRLIRLTEAQHVPDEVVRDLYELLETDPEARRDYAEYMQMVWSLEWDGVPHGSADEAPPSRAIRTIGPIRRYQTRRRIEITAAISAGLLASIALVVLVVISLPATPEARLAAQFGGAKLLPVFEGAAVQPISPEGPVATGGYRLDQGMVCLEFSSGSTVVVEGPASFIIADNSHFSVDQGLYSIVGRPGFTVATRGGTIIDLGTEFTVEAATDHVTTQVVSGAVKVGEMETNGDADFQRLQAGDAATATSGTAWTETDFDVSDFLPPAAVVAMAEGDDRPYYRWLAQSRRIRRDSDVLLYMTFGDVRFGDDWVSDQSTNNAPPAKIFGARPVTGRFAETTGLSFRGVDHADVVLFDEEFSKALTLEEPRTLAVWFRTSDRQEVHGSLIATNRIANVHERPEGEDRELPLSAKASWAFRISGHHGHSTQRESGLISFAQAQNEWNHHPHWQTGSMSGAAIGSWMHAVAVVEPFPDNPKLGTTKLYINGRLEAERSGALSIPGNNALKLGGMVDDEGQPVSSRESFEGTIDEFLVYGRALEAAEIEELYDNSRPAF; encoded by the coding sequence ATGCGACTGATTCGACTCACCGAAGCACAGCACGTGCCCGACGAAGTCGTACGCGATCTTTATGAGCTACTTGAGACCGATCCTGAAGCACGGCGCGACTACGCCGAGTATATGCAGATGGTCTGGTCGCTCGAGTGGGACGGCGTCCCCCACGGTTCGGCCGATGAGGCGCCGCCTTCGCGAGCGATTCGAACGATCGGTCCGATCCGTCGCTACCAGACGCGTCGCCGCATCGAAATCACGGCCGCGATTTCAGCGGGTCTACTGGCATCAATCGCGCTGGTCGTTCTCGTCGTCATCTCACTGCCCGCCACGCCGGAAGCGAGGTTGGCGGCTCAGTTCGGCGGGGCCAAGCTACTGCCTGTGTTCGAGGGGGCGGCGGTCCAACCGATTTCGCCCGAAGGTCCGGTCGCGACCGGGGGATATCGGCTCGATCAAGGCATGGTCTGCTTGGAGTTTTCGAGCGGATCGACCGTCGTCGTCGAGGGGCCGGCATCATTCATTATTGCCGATAACTCACATTTTTCCGTCGATCAGGGTCTCTATTCGATCGTCGGGCGACCGGGCTTCACCGTCGCAACTCGCGGTGGAACCATTATCGACCTCGGCACCGAATTCACGGTCGAAGCCGCGACCGATCATGTGACCACGCAGGTCGTTAGCGGAGCTGTGAAAGTCGGGGAAATGGAGACAAACGGTGATGCAGATTTCCAGCGTCTGCAGGCCGGGGATGCGGCCACAGCGACGTCCGGCACGGCCTGGACCGAGACGGATTTTGACGTCTCCGATTTTCTCCCCCCGGCCGCGGTGGTCGCGATGGCCGAAGGAGATGACCGGCCCTACTATCGCTGGCTGGCCCAGAGCCGCCGCATTCGTCGCGATTCGGACGTGTTGCTCTATATGACATTCGGGGACGTGCGATTCGGAGACGATTGGGTCTCCGACCAGTCGACGAACAATGCCCCGCCCGCCAAAATCTTCGGAGCGCGGCCCGTGACCGGTCGTTTCGCGGAAACGACAGGCCTGTCATTTCGCGGGGTCGACCATGCCGACGTGGTGCTGTTTGACGAAGAGTTCTCGAAAGCGTTGACGCTTGAAGAGCCTCGGACGTTAGCCGTCTGGTTCCGTACGTCTGACCGGCAGGAGGTTCACGGCTCCCTGATTGCCACAAACCGAATTGCCAATGTGCATGAGCGACCGGAGGGCGAGGACCGAGAACTTCCACTATCCGCTAAAGCGAGTTGGGCGTTCCGCATCAGCGGTCATCACGGTCATTCCACTCAGCGGGAAAGTGGGCTGATCAGCTTCGCGCAGGCGCAGAACGAATGGAATCATCATCCCCATTGGCAAACCGGTTCGATGTCGGGAGCTGCCATCGGGAGTTGGATGCATGCCGTCGCGGTCGTCGAACCGTTTCCCGACAACCCGAAACTCGGAACGACGAAGCTCTACATCAATGGGCGGCTCGAAGCGGAACGCAGCGGTGCGTTGTCCATTCCTGGAAACAACGCGCTGAAGCTCGGCGGCATGGTCGATGACGAGGGTCAACCGGTCAGTAGCAGGGAATCCTTCGAAGGCACGATTGACGAATTCCTCGTCTACGGACGAGCACTTGAAGCCGCTGAGATCGAAGAACTCTACGACAATAGCCGACCCGCCTTCTGA
- the glpK gene encoding glycerol kinase GlpK, translated as MPSTQSSSQTCVLALDQGTTSSRAILFGRDGRAVASSQQEFEQLYPQPGHVEHDPEAIWDSQITTAKAALSKADAENRPVAALGITNQRETTVLWDRATGKAVANAIVWQSRITTEFCKKLREDGHEATFTRKTGLLLDPYFSGTKIAYLLDTIDGLRARAERGEILFGTVDSFLLWRLTGGKVHATDVSNASRTLLFNLETLDWDDELLGILNVPRAMLPEIVPSSGIVGETDPTVLGVKLPIAGIAGDQQAATFGQACFQPGTAKNTYGTGCFLLMNTGTKPVVSEQKLLTTVGWKIGEEVTYCLEGSVLVAGAVVQWLRDQMGFIEHSSEIEQLADQVTDSDGVYFVPAFVGLGAPYWNPGGRGTIVGLTRGTTKAHLARAALESMAFQTRDVLDAMTADSGVTLKELRVDGGASANDLLMQFQSDLLGVPVHRPVVRETTALGAAYLAGLATGVWDDLSEIEANWALDREFRPTQPRSDSDGRYERWREAVRRALDWDE; from the coding sequence ATGCCGAGCACCCAAAGTTCCTCACAAACCTGTGTCCTCGCCCTCGATCAGGGCACGACTTCCAGCCGGGCGATTTTATTCGGGCGCGATGGTCGAGCCGTGGCGTCGAGTCAGCAGGAGTTCGAACAGCTTTACCCGCAGCCGGGGCATGTCGAGCACGATCCGGAGGCCATCTGGGATTCGCAGATCACCACGGCTAAAGCGGCGTTGTCGAAAGCCGATGCGGAAAATCGTCCCGTTGCGGCGCTCGGGATCACCAATCAGCGCGAAACAACCGTCCTGTGGGACCGCGCAACCGGGAAAGCGGTGGCGAATGCCATCGTCTGGCAGAGTCGAATCACCACCGAATTCTGCAAGAAGCTGCGCGAGGACGGACACGAAGCGACGTTCACCCGGAAGACCGGGTTGCTGCTCGATCCGTATTTCTCCGGGACGAAGATCGCCTATCTGCTCGACACGATCGACGGATTGCGCGCTCGCGCGGAACGCGGCGAGATTCTGTTCGGCACGGTTGATTCGTTTCTGCTGTGGCGGCTGACCGGCGGGAAGGTCCACGCGACCGACGTCAGCAACGCCAGTCGGACGCTGCTGTTCAATCTGGAGACGCTCGACTGGGACGACGAACTGCTCGGTATCCTCAACGTCCCGCGGGCAATGCTGCCGGAGATCGTGCCCTCGAGCGGAATCGTGGGTGAAACCGATCCGACGGTGCTGGGCGTGAAATTGCCGATTGCGGGCATCGCCGGAGACCAGCAGGCCGCCACGTTCGGGCAAGCGTGCTTCCAACCCGGCACCGCCAAGAACACCTACGGCACCGGATGTTTTTTGCTCATGAATACCGGCACGAAACCGGTGGTCTCCGAGCAAAAGCTGCTGACGACGGTCGGTTGGAAGATCGGCGAGGAGGTCACCTACTGCCTCGAAGGGTCGGTCCTTGTCGCCGGAGCCGTCGTGCAATGGCTGCGCGATCAGATGGGTTTCATCGAGCATTCCAGTGAAATCGAACAGCTCGCCGATCAGGTCACCGATAGCGATGGCGTCTATTTTGTGCCCGCGTTCGTTGGTCTGGGGGCTCCCTATTGGAACCCCGGAGGACGGGGCACGATCGTCGGGCTGACCCGCGGCACGACGAAGGCGCATCTGGCCCGTGCGGCTCTCGAATCAATGGCCTTTCAGACCCGCGACGTGCTCGATGCCATGACCGCCGACTCAGGCGTGACACTTAAGGAATTGCGGGTCGACGGCGGAGCCTCGGCGAATGATCTGCTGATGCAATTTCAATCCGACCTGCTCGGCGTGCCGGTGCATCGACCGGTCGTGCGAGAGACAACCGCCCTCGGTGCAGCGTACCTCGCAGGACTGGCAACCGGTGTCTGGGACGACCTGAGCGAGATCGAAGCGAACTGGGCGCTCGATCGCGAGTTTCGCCCAACGCAGCCTCGGTCCGACTCCGACGGGCGATACGAGCGCTGGCGAGAAGCGGTCAGGCGGGCGCTCGACTGGGACGAATGA
- a CDS encoding alkaline phosphatase D family protein, whose protein sequence is MPDLHNTPGSASSRFKTLPESTEKAASSFVVVTGMNYAKFHGDPTLNIAEQKKLNAGQLGGPYTGSDKRKGYPALETIKNLKPDFFVGTGDNVYYDTPTKPRAKTKEEMRAKWHQQFAQPRYRGLFASVPTYWEVDDHDYRYNDSDNTGSKEPSPELGKEVLLEQLPIVPDDDPDAKTYRTHRVGKDLQIWLTENRFYRSPNKMPDGPEKTIWGQEQQEWLKKTLAESDATFKILISPTPMIGPDDAYKTDNHTNPGGFRHERDQFFGWLMKEGLLDRNFYIVCGDRHWQYHSVHPSGVEEFSCGALVDANARLGRKPGDPKSTDPEGLIEQPYYQTPASGGFLNVRVEPAEEDTPAKLHFVFLDEHGKELYRETKTPGTKN, encoded by the coding sequence ATGCCCGATCTGCACAATACACCCGGGTCCGCTTCATCTCGATTTAAGACATTGCCTGAGTCGACAGAGAAGGCAGCGTCCAGCTTCGTTGTCGTCACCGGCATGAACTACGCCAAGTTCCACGGCGATCCAACACTCAATATCGCCGAGCAGAAAAAACTCAACGCCGGACAACTCGGCGGACCATATACCGGATCGGACAAACGCAAAGGCTACCCGGCCCTTGAAACCATTAAGAACTTAAAACCCGACTTCTTCGTCGGCACAGGCGATAATGTGTACTACGACACGCCGACAAAGCCGCGCGCAAAAACTAAAGAAGAGATGCGGGCCAAGTGGCATCAGCAGTTCGCACAGCCGCGGTATCGGGGACTCTTCGCGAGCGTCCCCACCTATTGGGAAGTTGATGACCACGACTATCGCTATAATGACAGTGATAACACCGGCAGTAAGGAGCCGTCACCGGAACTCGGGAAAGAAGTGCTGCTGGAGCAACTGCCGATCGTGCCCGATGACGACCCCGATGCGAAGACCTACCGCACGCATCGCGTCGGGAAAGACCTGCAAATTTGGCTGACGGAGAACCGTTTCTACCGTTCCCCCAACAAGATGCCCGACGGCCCGGAGAAAACAATCTGGGGCCAAGAGCAACAAGAGTGGTTGAAGAAGACCCTCGCCGAGAGCGACGCCACGTTTAAGATTTTAATCTCGCCGACGCCGATGATTGGGCCGGATGACGCTTACAAGACCGACAATCACACCAATCCAGGCGGCTTTCGCCATGAACGCGATCAGTTCTTCGGCTGGCTAATGAAGGAAGGGCTGCTCGACCGCAATTTCTATATTGTCTGCGGCGACCGCCACTGGCAGTATCACTCGGTCCATCCTAGTGGCGTCGAGGAGTTTTCCTGCGGCGCACTGGTCGACGCGAATGCGCGGCTCGGACGTAAACCCGGCGACCCGAAGTCGACCGACCCCGAGGGACTCATCGAACAGCCCTACTATCAGACCCCGGCCTCAGGCGGCTTCCTCAACGTCCGCGTCGAACCGGCCGAAGAAGACACTCCGGCCAAACTTCACTTCGTCTTCCTCGACGAACATGGCAAGGAACTCTACCGCGAAACGAAGACACCCGGGACAAAGAATTAA
- a CDS encoding arylsulfatase: protein MNKPLIAAVAVSCLICSFVAAAEPPADDRPNVVLIMTDDQGWGDLSASGNQNLKTPHIDSLKRDGVSLEYFYVCPVCSPTRAELLTGRYHPRGNVYDTSEGAERLDLDEHTLGESFQAAGYRSGAFGKWHNGSQPPYHPNDRGFNEFYGFCSGHWGHYFSPPLERNGKMVRGDGYVTDDFTSEAIKFIEDNRDRPFVCYLPYCTPHAPMQVPDEYFDRFKDKKLTMRHRDPQKEKDLFTKAALAMCENIDFNVGRVLKTLEQLDLSGNTIVVYLSDNGPNSYRWNGGMKGRKASTDEGGVRVPLFIRWDDRLPAGRSINEIASAIDLFPTLADLAGVEILAEKPLDGVSLAPLLRSDQPDWPERLVYSHWAGKVSVRSQHYRLDDRGRLFDMRNDFGQRNNIADQEPEQATRLKVAAEKWRTEVLTEIDRTPRPFTVGYRDTTWLPARDATPHGHVRRSNRWPNSSYMTDWTSPKDRIVWNVDVINSGTYEATLFYTCPESQLGSVVTLTDGKSRTSAEVTEAFDPALIGHKEDRFPRKNTYHKDFRPLRMGELKLSRGETKLTLQAEQVANTSVMDMRYLKLVKKQAD from the coding sequence ATGAATAAACCTTTAATTGCCGCCGTCGCGGTTTCTTGCCTGATCTGCAGCTTCGTCGCGGCGGCGGAACCGCCCGCGGACGACCGGCCAAACGTCGTCCTGATCATGACCGACGACCAGGGTTGGGGGGATCTCAGCGCGAGCGGTAATCAGAATCTGAAAACGCCCCATATTGATTCTCTCAAGCGCGACGGCGTCAGTCTCGAGTACTTCTACGTCTGCCCGGTCTGCTCACCGACGCGGGCCGAACTGCTGACCGGCCGTTATCATCCGCGCGGCAACGTCTACGATACGTCCGAAGGTGCCGAGAGACTCGACCTTGACGAGCACACGCTCGGCGAGTCCTTTCAAGCGGCAGGCTATCGCTCCGGAGCGTTCGGCAAATGGCACAACGGATCTCAACCGCCCTATCATCCGAATGACCGCGGCTTCAACGAGTTCTACGGCTTTTGCTCGGGACATTGGGGACACTATTTCAGCCCGCCTCTTGAGCGGAACGGCAAAATGGTGCGGGGTGATGGGTACGTGACCGACGACTTTACGTCCGAAGCGATTAAATTTATTGAAGACAACCGCGACCGCCCCTTCGTTTGCTATCTCCCCTACTGCACGCCGCACGCCCCGATGCAGGTGCCGGACGAATACTTCGACCGTTTTAAGGATAAAAAACTCACGATGCGGCATCGCGATCCGCAGAAAGAGAAAGACCTTTTCACGAAGGCAGCGCTCGCGATGTGTGAAAACATCGATTTTAATGTCGGACGCGTCCTTAAAACGCTCGAGCAACTCGACCTCAGTGGCAACACGATCGTCGTCTACCTTTCGGACAATGGCCCGAACTCCTACCGTTGGAACGGCGGCATGAAAGGGAGGAAAGCGTCGACCGATGAAGGAGGCGTTCGGGTCCCACTCTTTATCCGATGGGATGACCGGCTGCCCGCGGGCAGAAGCATTAATGAAATCGCCTCAGCCATTGACTTGTTCCCCACGTTGGCTGATCTCGCCGGAGTTGAAATCTTAGCAGAAAAGCCGCTCGATGGGGTTAGCCTTGCTCCCCTCTTGCGATCCGATCAACCCGATTGGCCGGAGCGTCTCGTCTACTCGCACTGGGCGGGAAAAGTCAGTGTGCGGAGTCAGCATTATCGGCTCGACGATCGCGGACGATTGTTCGACATGCGTAACGATTTCGGACAACGCAATAACATCGCTGATCAAGAGCCGGAGCAAGCAACACGCTTGAAAGTCGCCGCAGAAAAATGGCGGACGGAAGTGCTCACAGAAATTGATCGAACGCCCCGGCCCTTTACTGTCGGCTATCGCGACACCACCTGGCTGCCCGCCCGCGATGCGACCCCGCACGGCCATGTCCGCAGAAGCAACCGCTGGCCGAACTCGTCTTACATGACTGATTGGACCTCTCCGAAGGACCGCATCGTATGGAACGTCGATGTGATTAATTCCGGAACCTACGAAGCCACTCTCTTTTACACGTGCCCGGAGTCCCAACTCGGCTCGGTCGTCACGCTGACTGATGGAAAATCTCGCACATCGGCCGAGGTGACCGAGGCTTTTGATCCGGCCTTAATTGGTCACAAAGAAGATCGGTTCCCTCGCAAAAATACCTACCACAAAGACTTTCGGCCGCTTCGCATGGGCGAACTCAAACTCAGTCGCGGTGAGACCAAGCTCACGCTGCAAGCCGAGCAGGTGGCCAACACCAGTGTGATGGATATGCGGTATCTGAAACTCGTCAAAAAACAAGCCGATTAG